One window of Phycisphaeraceae bacterium genomic DNA carries:
- the speB gene encoding agmatinase → MSKKTVLPSGRVQPRFAGICTFLRAPHIDDVAPENRPIDWVIYGIPSDAGVTFRPGARFGPRTVRAASQYIKPYLIEQAVHLAEKLSIADAGDSPVSPYSCKQTIEDAVAFASKLGDPKHTKLFAIGGDHSIAFANLKATYERRGKPSGGLALIHFDAHMDTVDEVWGEKWGHASPFRRAIEAGIIDPKSMISIGVRGTLNDPADLEYAKQHGVTLITFDQWRKNGPQTLAAFAAKLAKRETYITFDVDAVDPAFCPGTGTPVAGGFTSAEALAAVRSLKGVNLVGADIVEVLPDRDVSEITATFAAQLLAEILGLSI, encoded by the coding sequence ATGAGCAAGAAGACGGTTCTCCCCTCCGGCCGCGTCCAGCCCCGCTTCGCGGGCATCTGCACGTTTCTCCGCGCGCCCCACATCGACGATGTCGCTCCCGAAAACCGTCCGATTGACTGGGTGATCTATGGAATTCCTTCCGACGCCGGAGTGACCTTTCGTCCGGGCGCCCGCTTCGGTCCGCGTACTGTCCGTGCCGCCAGCCAATACATCAAGCCCTATCTCATCGAGCAGGCCGTGCACCTCGCCGAGAAACTGAGCATTGCAGACGCCGGCGATTCGCCCGTCAGCCCCTATTCCTGCAAGCAGACCATCGAAGACGCAGTCGCCTTCGCTTCCAAACTCGGCGACCCCAAGCACACCAAACTCTTCGCCATAGGTGGCGATCATTCCATCGCTTTCGCCAATCTGAAAGCAACCTACGAACGCCGCGGCAAACCCTCCGGCGGCCTCGCCCTCATCCACTTCGACGCGCACATGGACACCGTCGACGAAGTCTGGGGTGAGAAGTGGGGGCACGCCTCGCCCTTCCGCCGCGCCATCGAAGCCGGGATCATCGACCCCAAGTCCATGATCTCGATCGGCGTCCGTGGCACGCTCAACGACCCCGCCGATCTTGAGTACGCGAAACAGCATGGCGTCACGCTCATCACCTTCGATCAATGGCGAAAGAACGGCCCGCAAACTCTTGCCGCTTTCGCGGCCAAGCTCGCAAAGCGCGAAACCTACATCACCTTCGACGTCGATGCGGTCGATCCGGCCTTCTGCCCGGGCACGGGCACGCCCGTCGCCGGCGGTTTTACGAGCGCCGAAGCGCTCGCCGCGGTTCGTTCGCTCAAAGGCGTCAATCTCGTCGGCGCCGACATCGTCGAGGTCCTTCCCGACCGCGATGTCTCAGAAATCACCGCCACCTTCGCGGCGCAACTACTCGCCGAAATCCTCGGCCTCAGCATCTGA
- a CDS encoding aldehyde dehydrogenase family protein, whose translation MKHPSLQNEPSDLVAGKFVRPDGTPLRSTNPARPDSVVWEGAASVAQVDKAVAAARAALPAWSRAPIEKRFAALRRFQKICESKQDAIATLIRDETGKVMWDSKAEAGLLGAKVDITLDSSDIGAMRRVSGYEIDLAATRKGRAWFRPHGVMAVLGPFNFPAHLPNGHIIPALAMGNTIVFKPSDKTPAVGQLLGELYQEALAAEGFGEGVVNVIHGGVDVAKKLSAHPGLDGILFTGSWPVGRAIMEANLDHPGRMLALEMGGNNAAIILDDADLKQAVIECVRCAFITTGQRCTCTRRVIVQNGVAEKVISAICKSASNLIIGDPAAEHPVFMGPLISRGARAGVLQAQEQFIRAGAQILLKSEAIDEPSPSPGGGGGHYISPGILKVDKFVPDDATGYAGADVEVFGPLLRISVVETLDEAIAQANATRYGLAASIFSKNPASIDRFLAEARAGCVNVNAGTAGASSKLPFGGLGHSGNHRPAGSFSLDYCAYPVAGMLEHGNAATISAGMRVDDAWLS comes from the coding sequence GTGAAGCACCCTTCCCTCCAGAACGAACCGAGCGACTTGGTCGCCGGAAAGTTCGTCCGCCCCGACGGCACGCCCCTCCGCTCGACCAACCCGGCCCGCCCGGATTCGGTCGTATGGGAAGGCGCCGCAAGTGTTGCTCAAGTTGACAAGGCCGTCGCCGCGGCACGCGCCGCGCTCCCGGCCTGGTCTCGCGCGCCGATCGAAAAGCGATTCGCCGCGCTCCGCCGTTTTCAGAAGATCTGCGAAAGCAAGCAGGACGCGATCGCAACGCTGATCCGCGACGAAACCGGCAAGGTGATGTGGGACAGCAAGGCCGAGGCAGGCCTTCTCGGCGCAAAGGTCGATATCACGCTCGATTCCAGCGACATCGGCGCGATGCGCCGCGTCTCCGGCTACGAGATCGATCTTGCCGCCACGCGAAAAGGCCGAGCCTGGTTCCGTCCGCACGGCGTGATGGCCGTGCTCGGTCCCTTCAACTTCCCGGCGCATCTTCCGAACGGGCACATCATCCCCGCGCTCGCGATGGGAAACACGATCGTGTTCAAACCCAGCGACAAGACTCCGGCAGTGGGGCAGTTGCTCGGCGAGTTGTATCAGGAAGCTCTCGCCGCCGAAGGCTTCGGCGAAGGCGTGGTGAACGTGATTCACGGCGGTGTCGATGTCGCCAAGAAACTGTCGGCTCACCCCGGTCTCGACGGCATCCTCTTCACCGGTTCTTGGCCCGTCGGCCGTGCGATCATGGAAGCCAATCTCGATCACCCCGGGCGCATGCTCGCGCTCGAGATGGGGGGCAACAACGCCGCCATCATCCTCGACGATGCCGATCTCAAGCAGGCCGTCATCGAGTGCGTCCGCTGCGCCTTCATCACCACGGGTCAGCGCTGCACTTGCACGCGCCGCGTGATCGTGCAGAATGGCGTCGCCGAGAAAGTCATCAGCGCGATCTGCAAGAGCGCAAGCAACCTGATCATCGGCGACCCCGCCGCGGAGCATCCCGTGTTCATGGGCCCTCTCATCTCGCGCGGCGCACGCGCAGGAGTGCTTCAAGCCCAGGAGCAATTCATCCGCGCCGGTGCACAGATCCTTCTCAAGTCCGAAGCAATCGACGAACCGTCGCCAAGCCCCGGGGGTGGGGGCGGCCACTACATCTCCCCCGGCATTCTCAAGGTGGACAAATTCGTCCCCGACGACGCCACCGGTTACGCCGGCGCCGACGTCGAAGTCTTCGGTCCCTTGCTCCGCATCTCCGTCGTCGAGACGCTCGACGAAGCCATCGCGCAAGCGAACGCAACCAGGTACGGCCTCGCCGCCTCGATCTTCTCAAAGAACCCGGCTTCGATCGATCGCTTCCTCGCCGAAGCCCGCGCCGGCTGCGTCAATGTCAACGCCGGAACTGCCGGGGCCAGCAGCAAACTCCCCTTCGGAGGCCTCGGCCACAGCGGCAACCACCGCCCCGCCGGCTCCTTCAGCCTCGACTACTGCGCGTACCCGGTCGCTGGTATGCTCGAACACGGCAACGCCGCGACGATCAGCGCGGGCATGCGCGTCGACGACGCGTGGCTTTCCTGA